A window of Fragaria vesca subsp. vesca linkage group LG7, FraVesHawaii_1.0, whole genome shotgun sequence contains these coding sequences:
- the LOC101300771 gene encoding uncharacterized protein LOC101300771: MHRSASWSRADEYYASAAKGPPGLRMSVSFFQGSDSQLPVYDPPIAELAKKEKARVKFAENAVHIIPFVLLLCAFILWFFSNPTEVGMRMKDPIAAKSIEGLTLEGEIENDSDGTQTGVLPVVDLGLDVDPTKQTKYKR; the protein is encoded by the exons ATGCATAGATCGGCAAGTTGGAGCAGGGCGGATGAGTACTATGCGTCGGCGGCAAAGGGTCCGCCGGGGCTGCGAATGTCAGTGTCGTTTTTCCAAGGGAGTGACAGTCAGCTGCCGGTTTATGATCCACCCATAGCCGAGTTGGCCAAGAAGGAAAAGGCTCGAGTCAAGTTTGCCGAGAATGCTGTCCACATTATCCCATTTGTGCTTCTTCTATGCGCTTTCATTCTTTGGTTTTTCTCTAATCCAACAG AAGTAGGTATGAGGATGAAGGATCCAATAGCAGCAAAGAGTATTGAAGGACTGACATTAGAGGGGGAGATTGAGAACGATAGCGATGGCACTCAAACAGGAGTTCTACCGGTTGTCGATTTGGGACTAGACGTCGACCCAACAAAGCAAACCAAGTATAAAAGATAG
- the LOC101301055 gene encoding uncharacterized protein LOC101301055: MVKESARKCSHCGHNGHNSRTCNLLGHGVNNNNKGICLKLFGVNIMERQEDSIKKSYSMGNLQAAGNGDQNNNINVGADDAGYLSDGLIHNKKRKAAHERKKGRPWTEEEHRVFLAGLKKLGKGDWRGIARNFVTTRTPTQVASHAQKYFLRQATNDKRKRRTSLFDMHFKELSEQYAHQDSPLSPTAKTAEASSCSSSSPGSTSKVLPQITTITNSPQANMPSQVLNRFPHLCLDSPPAVAQMPASSCSVPTYAPVIPYMVGMPGTVPYTPAMHYGGPTFHYMLKTQGGNFSTCQPVISHPSGIPSSSRSVPSSPLMGVHRTNSSITKKDALELKIGQPQPSQGANLSSSSSGAIRVT, from the exons ATGGTGAAGGAATCTGCAAGAAAGTGTTCGCATTGCGGTCACAACGGCCACAATTCTAGAACCTGCAACCTCTTAGGGCATGGGGTTAACAATAACAACAAGGGGATTTGTTTGAAGCTTTTTGGGGTGAACATAATGGAAAGACAAGAGGATTCTATAAAGAAGAGTTATAGCATGGGTAATCTTCAGGCTGCCGGAAACGGTGACCAAAACAACAATATCAATGTCGGAGCTGACGACGCTGGCTACCTCTCTGACGGTCTCATCCATAACAAGAAACGTAAAGCCGCCCATGAGAGGAAAAAAG GGAGACCATGGACTGAGGAAGAGCACAGAGTATTCCTAGCCGGATTGAAAAAGCTTGGAAAAGGTGATTGGAGAGGAATTGCAAGAAATTTTGTGACAACTAGAACCCCAACACAGGTTGCTAGTCATGCACAGAAGTACTTTCTCAGGCAGGCTACCAATGACAAGCGTAAACGAAGAACAAGTCTATTTGACATGCACTTCAAAGAACTATCT GAACAATATGCTCATCAAGATTCTCCCCTCTCACCGACAGCCAAAACTGCCGAAGCTTCTTCCTGTTCTTCTTCATCACCAGGAAGCACCTCTAAAGTTCTGCCACAGATCACAACAATTACGAACTCGCCTCAGGCAAACATGCCATCGCAGGTCCTGAACCGATTTCCGCATCTATGCTTGGATAGCCCCCCAGCTGTTGCTCAAATGCCTGCATCATCTTGCAGTGTTCCTACTTACGCCCCGGTTATCCCATACATG GTAGGAATGCCTGGGACTGTACCATATACACCAGCAATGCACTATGGCGGCCCAACTTTCCACTATATGCTTAAGACGCAGGGTGGTAATTTCTCTACATGTCAACCAGTTATTTCTCACCCCTCAGGGATTCCATCATCATCTAGATCTGTCCCAAGCAGTCCATTGATGGGAGTTCATCGTACAAACTCGTCGATCACTAAGAAGGATGCTTTAGAGCTTAAAATTGGGCAACCACAACCATCTCAGGGAGCCAATTTGTCATCCTCTTCTTCTGGGGCAATCAGAGTCACATAG
- the LOC101294216 gene encoding GTP-binding protein YPTM2-like has translation MNPEYDYLFKLLLIGDSGVGKSCLLLRFADDSYLDSYISTIGVDFKIRTVEQDSKTIKLQIWDTAGQERFRTITSSYYRGAHGIIIVYDVTDQESFNNVKQWLSEIDRYASENVNKLLVGNKSDLTANKVVSYETAKAFADEIGIPFMETSAKNATNVEQAFMAMSADIKNRMASQPMNNARQPTVQIRGQPVNQNSGCCSS, from the exons ATGAATCCTGAATA TGATTACTTGTTTAAACTTTTGCTGATTGGAGACTCCGGGGTTGGAAAGTCGTGTCTGCTTCTGAGGTTTGCT GATGATTCATATCTGGACAGCTATATTAGCACAATCGGAGTTGATTTT AAAATTCGCACTGTGGAGCAAGACAGTAAAACCATCAAGCTTCAAATT TGGGATACTGCTGGACAAGAACGTTTTAGGACAATCACTAGTAGCTACTACCGTGGGGCACATGGCATTATA ATAGTCTATGATGTGACAGACCAAGAGAGCTTCAACAACGTGAAGCAATGGTTGAGTGAAATTGACCGTTACGCAAGTGAGAATGTAAACAAGCTTCTTGTTGGCAACAAATCTGACCTCACTGCTAACAAAGTAGTGTCTTATGAAACAGCTAAG GCATTTGCTGATGAGATTGGGATCCCTTTCATGGAGACTAGTGCAAAAAATGCTACAAATGTGGAGCAGGCTTTTATGGCAATGTCTGCTGACATCAAGAACAG GATGGCATCTCAACCAATGAACAATGCGAGGCAACCAACAGTGCAAATTCGAGGACAACCTGTCAACCAGAATTCTGGCTGCTGCTCATCTTAA
- the LOC101293930 gene encoding early nodulin-like protein 1-like: MAKLLLVCGLVALGFALTCYAATTYTVGGNSGWDISTDLPTWASDKKFVVGDVLWFQYSSSNSVNQVTKENYEGCNTTNVVKSYTGGNTTVTLTRPGDWYFVSGNKLYCLGGMKLQVPVQGNQLSYAPASAPQSSTGPSSLPNPSSKSDIPTSAGLSIHGGSDHVLVLSMLGTLAAMLWM; encoded by the exons ATGGCAAAGCTTCTTCTGGTGTGTGGTCTTGTGGCTCTTGGATTTGCATTGACATGCTATGCCGCCACAACCTACACGGTGGGTGGTAACTCCGGCTGGGACATAAGCACTGATCTTCCTACATGGGCCTCGGACAAGAAGTTTGTGGTGGGCGATGTTCTAT GGTTCCAGTATTCATCATCAAATAGTGTCAATCAAGTTACCAAAGAAAACTACGAGGGCTGCAACACGACCAATGTAGTGAAGTCATACACCGGAGGGAACACAACGGTCACATTGACAAGACCTGGTGATTGGTATTTTGTGAGTGGCAACAAGCTCTATTGCTTGGGAGGGATGAAGCTTCAAGTTCCCGTGCAAGGTAACCAACTATCTTACGCGCCGGCCAGTGCGCCGCAGTCGTCGACTGGGCCTAGCTCTCTTCCGAACCCTTCTTCCAAGAGCGACATTCCCACTTCAGCTGGGCTCAGCATCCATGGTGGTTCTGATCATGTTCTTGTCTTGTCTATGTTAGGAACTTTAGCTGCCATGCTATGGATGTGA
- the LOC101301342 gene encoding zinc finger CCCH domain-containing protein 54-like, with translation MFNGYQFYEFVPVTVPVEQLFHHDHDNGLFTSDDFRMYSYKIKRCPRMRSHDWTDCPYAHRGEKAQRRDPRRYPYSAIVCPAFRNGICYKGDACQYAHGVFEYWLHPARYRTRVCNAGLLCTRKVCFFAHSPDQLRTPPPESTKSFKCRQHHHNHVYRPVGDHLLMNGANGATSVRSPERLATNNNVNVAGRFSKILSSLRALRLSDQDGNGGSGEMDVRVDEYGLPETLDVGEVDWVSELLQ, from the coding sequence ATGTTTAACGGGTACCAATTCTATGAGTTCGTCCCTGTTACGGTTCCGGTTGAGCAGCTCTTCCACCATGACCATGACAATGGTCTCTTCACCTCAGACGACTTCCGGATGTACTCCTACAAAATCAAGCGTTGCCCGAGAATGCGCAGCCACGACTGGACCGACTGCCCCTACGCGCATCGTGGCGAGAAGGCTCAGCGCCGCGACCCGCGTAGGTATCCCTACTCCGCCATAGTCTGCCCGGCGTTCCGCAACGGCATCTGCTACAAGGGCGACGCGTGCCAGTACGCGCACGGGGTGTTTGAGTATTGGCTCCACCCTGCGCGTTACCGCACGCGCGTCTGCAATGCGGGCCTGTTGTGCACCCGAAAGGTCTGTTTCTTTGCTCACTCGCCGGACCAGCTGCGGACCCCGCCACCGGAGTCGACCAAGTCGTTCAAGTGTCGGCAGCACCACCACAACCATGTCTATCGCCCCGTCGGAGATCACTTGCTGATGAACGGTGCCAATGGAGCCACCTCAGTGCGGTCGCCAGAACGGTTGGCGACAAATAACAATGTTAATGTCGCCGGCAGGTTCTCGAAAATTTTGAGCAGTTTGAGGGCATTGAGGCTAAGTGATCAGGATGGCAATGGTGGTAGTGGTGAGATGGATGTGAGGGTTGATGAGTATGGGCTGCCGGAAACTTTGGATGTGGGGGAGGTTGATTGGGTTTCGGAGTTGTTGCAGTAA
- the LOC101300490 gene encoding 2'-deoxymugineic-acid 2'-dioxygenase-like, whose protein sequence is MGDRDESRSSSFPMGKTAQETGLPYVPECYVIPTSHRASLTPAVANVPTIDFGKLKQGSDEERATIINHGIPQSLLDGALAVASGFFELPNSEKAKFMSNDVHKPVRYGTSFKDGVDKIQFWRVFLKHYAHPLENWIDSWPNNPPSYRETMGEYCRQVMKLSLEVTSAITESLGIGPTYLTKKMENGMQVITVNGYPPCPRPEMALGLPPHSDYSCFTIVLQSFAGLEVMDVGDGKWKLIPNLETALQVHVGDHFEVLSNGLYKSVVHRATLNGERTRISIASLHSLGIDEKMKTAEELVSEEQPAKYRESSFGDFLNFLSGNDIAEGSSFLNSLKLA, encoded by the exons ATGGGAGATCGAGACGAGAGCCGTTCAAGCTCATTTCCGATGGGGAAGACTGCACAAGAGACGGGCTTGCCCTACGTGCCCGAGTGTTATGTGATTCCAACTTCACACCGTGCCAGCTTAACTCCAGCAGTTGCCAATGTACCCACCATTGATTTTGGTAAGCTCAAGCAGGGTTCTGATGAAGAACGAGCCACT ATTATCAACCATGGAATCCCTCAATCGTTGCTCGACGGGGCGCTGGCTGTGGCTTCGGGGTTTTTCGAGTTGCCTAATTCAGAGAAGGCAAAGTTCATGTCTAATGATGTTCACAAACCAGTGAGGTATGGAACAAGCTTCAAAGATGGAGTTGATAAGATTCAATTCTGGAGGGTCTTCCTCAAACATTATGCTCACCCCTTGGAAAATTGGATCGATTCTTGGCCTAACAATCCACCCAGCTACAG GGAAACCATGGGCGAGTACTGCAGACAAGTAATGAAACTGAGCTTGGAAGTAACAAGTGCCATCACTGAGAGCCTAGGCATAGGTCCAACTTACTTAACCAAGAAAATGGAAAACGGGATGCAAGTGATTACAGTCAATGGCTACCCACCGTGCCCCAGGCCAGAAATGGCGCTAGGGTTGCCGCCTCATTCGGACTACAGCTGCTTCACCATTGTGCTTCAGAGCTTCGCCGGACTGGAAGTCATGGACGTCGGGGACGGAAAATGGAAACTAATTCCGAACCTTGAGACTGCTCTTCAAGTTCATGTGGGTGACCATTTTGAGGTACTAAGCAATGGTTTGTACAAGAGTGTTGTGCACAGGGCGACACTGAACGGTGAAAGGACCAGAATCTCCATTGCTAGCTTACACAGCTTGGGAATTGATGAGAAGATGAAGACCGCTGAGGAGCTTGTGAGTGAAGAACAGCCTGCGAAGTATAGAGAAAGTAGCTTCGGAGATTTTCTGAACTTTCTCTCAGGTAATGATATAGCTGAGGGATCCAGCTTCCTCAACTCACTCAAACTAGCATAA